From Erigeron canadensis isolate Cc75 chromosome 5, C_canadensis_v1, whole genome shotgun sequence:
TATGAGTTATGACTAACAAATCGAAAACGATTTTATAGATGATCTAATATCAAGTAACTCCATCTTATATGtataagagaaaattacattttttggtCCATCAAATTTTATATCAAGTAATCACATCATGATTTTACTATCCTATACTTGGTGAGGAAAAAAAGCTATATAAAATTCACTGTAATGCAAAAAGTTCTGCATATCCTTTCAGAACCATTTCCTCACATTTCATGACTTGCATTATCCAAAATCAACCTAACTGAATATCATCCCTatgttatttaataaatatatatattagatcaaCCTAATCTTATATAGTGGTTTACAAGACATAAAGCTCTACATTCAAAGCACTGTTTGCACCGAATGTTGAAAAGCAATGATTTTGGATCATTATCTTGCAAACTTCTACCTCCAAATATGATCAAATAAACaccaaaataataacaatagcaatttacaaaaaaatatgtacatgtatataaagAAACAAGTCGTCCTAATGAATGATCATCCCTTTAGGAGAGCAACTTCCTTCTTGAGGTTCAAGTTTTCATGTCCAAGGGAGACAAGTTGATTCTTCAACTTCTTTGTAGCATCTTCAAATTGCTTATGCATGTAATCTTTCACCTGCATTTCTTCTTGGTATCTCAGTCGAATGCTATCCAACTTTGTTTGCACTCCATCAAACCGCATCCTCAATTTGGTTGTCTCTATGTTGTTCCTTGCGCCATCCTGTTTGGAGAAAAAGGTCACAAATCATTTATTGACATATCATATATGATTAAGGAATCCAAGTTTCTTGAGCAAAAACTGACAAAGACTAGACATTTAGAATGATGTTTGGAAAATATAGACTGGTATCATATTCATTTCCTGGTTAGCAAGATTTTAAGATATTTGCTAGACTGGGCAATTTTAACTCGTTTACTTATACACGAGTCAATCTGGAATTGTGGATTAAACTTATGATGGGTCAAGGGGGCCTTTGTAATGGTATACCCATCCAAGACATGGAAGAGCCAACATTTTAGGACATTATCAGGATTTTAAATCAGTGTGGGAACACCAATTTCAAGGGGTGTTGCCAGTTCTtctgcctttcaaaaaaaaagtggaTAAAGTGAACAAAATTAATTAGATTGTCAAATGGGCTGAAAGTCTCCAAACACGTAATTTTAATGCTTAAAATATCCTAAATCATcataataaaaaacattatatgtataatataactGTGGTCGATGGTCATAATAGACACACTAATTGTTATagtaataatgaaactagtttattagaaaaatttgtttcaagTCAGCCTAAATTGACCTTACCAGTACAAAGGAATTACCTGTTTTGACATGTTACATAACCCGTCACAGTCAGACCATTTAGGTACTTCTGATACTTGCACTCTCAGATTTGGGGGGAAAAGGAACTTACCTTGTGCCTCATGACTTCTAGACTAGATAGCTTCGATGTCAACTCCTTTATTTTAGCTTCCGCAGCTAAGAGCTAATAAAAGATAGAGCCAACATATTTAGATGTCATGAACAGAACTCTTTGATATTCACAATCAAGCCCTATTCTTTTACTTTGTCATGacattttttaataaacaacTGCTTTTCTACCTTGTGATTCTGTAGTTCCTCCGCCTGAGCCATTACCTCATCTCTGTTCTTTGCAACATCAAGAAGCTGATCACGCAATTTCTGTAAATGTTAAATTACAAAATTAGTGTTAAACGCAATTTCATTTAATGGTCAATAAAGTACTCATATTAAGAAACTACACTTAAACCGGGATTTCATCCATATGCAATGAATGATGACCAGGCATGTTGACTTAAACCTGGATTTCATCCATATGCAATGAATGACGACCAGGCATGTTGACCTTGGCGACCAAGTCATCTCTGTCCTTATTAGCTCTATCCAAATCCATCCGAAGCTTATTAACTTCTTCACATTTTTGTCGATGATCCAAAGAAAGGGTTTCTATTGTTAACTTCAAAGCCTAAAAACTTATTAGTATTTCATTTTATCCAGTCTTACATGAAATACTAACAATTTTTCAGGCTTTGAAGTTAAAAAAAGATCATCGACAAAAATGTGAAGAAGTTGATTAGCTTCGGATGGATTTGGATAGAACTAACAAGGACAGAGATGACTTGGTCGCCAAGGTCAACACGCCTGGTCAACATTCATTGCATATGGATGAAATCCAGGTTTAAGTGTAGTTTCTTAATATGAGTACTTTATTGACCATTAAACGAAGGTATTGCTTTTAACACTAATTTTGTAATTTAACATGGTTAAATGAGAAGTAAGAAACTCACATCTTCGCATTTTCTTTTCTGATCATCAAGCAATCTGATATCATTCTTTAATCGCTCGACTTCAAGTGATTTCTCGGTATTGCAAGCCTTCTCCACTTCCATTTGCTCCTCGGCATAACTAAGTTTTTTACTGACGACCTGACATTCTTCTGTGCACTTCCCTAGTTCATTCCTCAGCTAAATGCAGTATACacacataattaattatatgaaaCTCAAAAAACGATTCCAAGGCATAGAACATGTGTGCGCGTGTGTGAAAGCATCAGATCTTGAGAGCATAGAAAAACTTAGCCTTACCTTTGACATTGAATCTGTTAACAAAGCAATCTCATCACTATAGACCTTCAATTTTCTTTCCATGGCTTCAATAGAATCTTTTTCTTTGGTGGACCATAAAGCCCTTTCTTCCTCAATGTCCATAATAGCATTAGTAAGTTGCTGCATGTTACAGCATATGACCCAATGAATCAGATAAAAGAGAAATTCAATTTAAAGCCGgcaaataataacataaatgcATTTTTTAACTCAATACCATAGCCATTTCTTCCTTTTCCGCCTCCAACCTACTAATTAAGCTATCTGAGCTCTGATTATGCTGTGCAACTTCTTCCAACTTGGCCCTCTGAGATAATAATAGAAGCATTATATTAATAGAGAAAAAATGCaaaagtgtgtgtgtatatatatatatacacatcagcAAGTATTAAACGTTCAGCAGTACTTACAAGACTTGAAACCAGTTCCACTAGACTCTTCAATTCTGAGTCTGAGAAGTTTAACTTATCAGACAACTCTTGTACTTCTAACTCTAGACTTTCAGATCTTGATACGGCCTGTTCTTTTTCATCATTAATGATtgcatttttttcttctaaagaACCAATAGTAGCCTCCATTTCAAATGCAAGTACTTCAAGTTTTCTGTACTCTTCCTAAAAAGTAAAGAGGTAACATATTAGAAGACAACGAAACAAAACCACTTCTTGAAAATTTGTTGGTTTCTAACTAAAATCAAATTCATATCACCTGATCAACGGTAGCACTGAGTCCTTTGACTTTTCTTGGGTCATATATATTTGAACTTCTATCCATAACTGAATCTCGCCTTCTATCAGCAAATGACTCACGTTTGCTCCTATCACGTTCAAGTATAGCTTTCTGATTGTGTAAGCGTTTTATTTCTCTCTCCACGGATGCTTtttcaccctatatatataatgcaaaaCTTAATCTAAAGAGCTTTTGTTTTATCATCCCATTAGTTATCAAGAAAAGAGATAGCACCTCTAATTTTGTTTTCTCTTGAATAGTATTCCTTAACTTAAACTCTGTTTCTTTGagttttgcttttgttttctCAAGGTCTTTTCTCATACTTCCATTCTCCCTAGCCAAGGTAGAAGATGCTAAAGATGATACTTCAACTTCAAGTGTTTTGATACGAGAAATAAACTCGGCTATTTCCATTTCATGACTTTCAGAAAGTTCCTGAATACATAAACATTTTAGAAGAGTATTCCCTGCATAAACTTACAGGTAGTCACTTGTAAAAATGATGACGTACTGATAAAGTCCGTGCTgaattttcatcatttaaacATGCTTCGTCTACCCTCTTCTGAAGGTCCTCGGATTTATTTTGCATTATAAGCTACAACCACACAATTCTCAAAAATCTGAATATGATTAAAACATGGATATACGTAGAGATGGCGGATGTCCCAGGTTAGGTAACGGGTGATTTTCTGGTACATTTCAAAACACAGTGAGTTGACCCAGAAACCTTTTGTCCAAAAACTCTGATATATTTTATGTAAATCAGTGTGTTAATGATGATTAGCAAATAATAACTTAATAAGACtcgataattattttttttttaatatgactaAAGAGGTTTTATGAACTGAAAATACACTTTGGGTGACTCTTAGTTTACTTTGACGAGTTTGACCTGTTTCCCATAAGGTAGTGTTTTGCATGTTAAACCTGTCGGGATAAAACAGAACCTGAATCGAACCATTTGTAAATTGTAAGTAAATGTTTGAAACTGCCACCTCTTAATGAACATAAGCAAAATGGATCATACCttttcatgttcaaattcaTCTACTTTGGCTTTCATGGAAGAATGAATTTTTTCATAACCACCAagtaatgtttttatttgaataaaatcATGGGAATAGATAGACTTGATATCCTGCAAAAGTTAGAAAAGCTGTAATAACTCATAATACCACTACTTACCAGCTAATAAACTTGAGCATTAATGGCTTGGAATTACTTACAACAATAAGGTCTGATAATGCAGAACAACTTTGCTGATGCTCATCCATCATTGACTCAACAACAGTTTTTAAACGCTGAACATCAAAAGTTATTTCTTGGATGTCTGCACATAACTTCATTAAGACCTCACCGTTCTCATTCTACAAAGAACCGGGCACCATGTTAATCTCATCAGCTAAGAATAATTGTAAAGTCGATATTCAGGAACTCTAATGTGCTATTTCTCTTCTCTATTAGATAAGTTCCAACAGTGTTTGGTTCAGTTCATTAGCTTAATATTTACTTCATACCCTCTCTAGTTATACTAGTTAAAGTGATAATTTAGAGCATCACAACCATTATTATGTAATAGGTAAATGCACACGTCAATTATGGTCGATACCATAAAGGAAAGTTGTTGACGAGCAAAACTCGCTTCCTCCTGTGCAGCCAAGAACTTCATGTGTAACTGTATTATACAATACAATGAACAAATTAGAGCAACAACGgaaaaaaacataagaaaaaaacatcTTCGTTTTGGAAACACATCATAATTTTATAACCATGGGTCACAGAAATATGGAAAAACAAACCAAATAAGTTTCAAAAAGAAGAAACAGAAATCAAATAAAGTCAAACCTCTTCATAACTTTTAGTGGAATTCTGTTTTTCTAATTCAGCAGCAGACTCGAATTTCTGCAAGCTTGACAATCTCTCCATCTCCAACATTGAGAGCTGCATTACAACATGACAGAGATTCATAACACATTAAGATTAAAACTGATCCTAAAAAAAAGGAAGTTAAGAAGTAAGATCATAGGACTAAACCTTTTCTTGAAGTTGCATGATAATGAGATTTTCCTCCGTTTCATTTGAACTTTTAATAGTGCTAAATTGAACAGCTTTTTCATCACTATCAGGTTTGTAGTTTGCCTCCGCTAGTCTTCTTTTTAAGTAGTCAATTTGTATTTCGCTCATTGTTCTCTTCAACAAcaagatattataaaaatataagacaaaagtatactaaaattgTAGTAATAAATAAGCAGAAAGTAAGTAAAATAACCTGAGATTCAAATTGTGAAAGCAATTTCTCATATTCCTCTCGCATTTCAGTCAGTTCAGCATTTTCCTGAAAGCAAACATATTACATGCATTCCCACTAAAGCTTTCTTCGGTGTGCGTGAATAATGTATCAAACATAAAACTAACCATAGGTAAGCTCCTTCTCTTGACTGATGCCTTTTTCCTGCTTGTAACATGCATCAACGAGCGTGGATTTGGAAGGCCAAAATCACACGAAGCCACATTATTATGGTACCTCTCCTGCTTGCATGCATTTAAGGTTTTATCATTCACTAGTTCCTCAAAAGGTAGGAGTGGTCCTCTTTCACGATCAGTTGATTTCACTGCACACTCTTGTCCTGGGATAACGGAAGCTCGCTGGAAACCCGTGGAAAAACGTTATATCAAGTAGGAGAATTGGACATTTAGAATGTTACATAGCATGACATACATTTGAAATGACACAAATGGTAGAATACATTGATACCTCATTTGTCATTTTCTTTGTAAGTTTCCCAGGACACCAAGTATCACGCCGCTTTTCCTTCTTTGGGCAAAATTTGGAACGAAGAGGTTCAAAAGGACAAGATAAGTTAGTTTGTGTAAAGTAATAAGAATGATAAAGAAAACAGGTAGAGCATATTTAAGCAACAAAGAACAAGTTAGAGCATACATAGCATCTAGCATTCATAATAATCATACCGAACATAATACCAAAGAATGTTGTAATCCTCTATATTAGCACACCAAAAGAAGCAGGTTAAAGCATACATAGTATCAAGCATTTCATAGCTACCCTAGCGAATATAATGCATTTAACCACTAAAAGAAAGTCAAGCAACAATTTTATCGTAGATTTTGTAATCACTTCGAATTGCAACACTTAATTAGCTGTTTCATTATGTTTtagataaaaatatgtaatctaCAGACATATTAAGgttataagaaaagaaatataattCATAGAATCAAACCTTTTGGCGGTGATCATGAATCTCGTCTCTATTGGAGCATAAAACCATAGAACTTAAGTTTTGTATCTTCTTCTCTTGCTGAAGTAACATTTTATCTCGTTCAGCTTGAGCTTTCTTTTCCTCTTCAAGCTCCAAAGCTATTCGCTCCCTTTCCAATTCACTCTACATAAAGGTAATGCAATTAACAATTTGTACAAAATGTCACTCACATGGCAATCATTTAGCTAAGTTTTCTCCACCTGCAACAATGTATTCCTCAAGTTGAAAATCTCCTCCCCCAAGTGATCTGAATGAGAACCCTGGAAGATAGTACACACATCAGTTATACCAACACCTATGGAGAATTACAATTCAGTGTAAAATTAACAATTCATTAAACATGAATAACTAACTTGCAACTTTGCCCGCAGCTCCTCAATTTCCTTTTTTTGACGTTTTAATAAAGCAGCATCCGTCAAAATCTGACAAATGACAAGAAATAaagaatatatttaaaaaaaaagcgaCGTAGATAAAACAATGATAAAGCTATTATGTTAAGGGCAAACCTCATTCACATGAACACAGTTTGTCACACGTAAAGCTCTACTTGCAAACTGAAGACTGCTTTTAGTCTCATCAGCATGAAACTGCCATCAAATAAAAGACGAATATTAGGTGCTCAATATGAAGAAGAGAATAAATTAACTCAAGGAACACATAAATACAACTCATCTAATGTTTGTGAgtcttaattaaatttataagaaTATCCTTGTAGTCAGATTTAGTAATGATTCTATTTATATGACAATGATACATACAAAGAAAGGAATTGTACTAAAATCTAAGTCCACCTGTGCCAAGGTAATGTTGCATATGATGGCCGTATTTGCATTCCCACCCAGCGCAGGCTGCAAGATGCGTGTAAGTTTACTGTCTCGATACGGGACATGACCCCTGCATTGAACAATATATAGACTTTATAAGAATGGGTTGAGAATCTCAAGAATATACTCAAAGGCATCTGAACTTACCCCTGGCTCTCAGCACCTTCACTAAGCTTTTTAATAACAGTTCCAAGCGTCATCAAGCTTTTGTTGATGTGAGAACCCTCTTTCAAACGAACACCTTCTGCACCAGTTTTAGCAGCTCGCTCAGAACCAGCAAGGTCTACCAAGTTCTTATCCAACATGATAACAAAATGTAATAATACATCAGTAAGGTATTGACGATATAATAGATatacattaaaaagaaaatcaaatgtTGCATAAATCATACCAAAATGGATACACGAACAGCATCACAAGAACTCTCAGCATATTCATCTTCAACTTTATCTCTACTCTCAATAATCTATACAAGCGGAAACTTAACCTCGTGGACATTAACAAGTTCAAATAGAAAAGGATCGGAATAATAGTAACAATACCATGCGGAAAATGGTGTGAGATCTACTACTGTGTAAATTCATATTTGTCTCCCCAATGTGACGATGAGCTAcaatttaaagaaagaaaaggtcAAACACACATGAGATgctcaaaaaatcaaagataGAAGTGGAAGAACCTGATGTCAATAATAGGCTACAAGAAAAGAATAGAGGGTCttgacaaaagaaaagaaaaactccCTAGCCCAATTTGTAATGCAATTGATATAAGTAAGATGATTAACAATAGGTATGAGATATACTAATAGATTTCATACTTATATGAAGTTATATGGGATGAAAAACACTGTAGGTAAAGAAAATGTGAATTATATTTAGTATTACCTTCACCAAAATCCATGAACTGAAGAACTTGTTTTGGGCTGGTAACTATTTCCTCTCTCAAACCAGCAACAAAGATACCACGCTGCATGGGGGAACACTAACTGGATAAGCTACAAAACATATCAAGGGGAAGGGGTATAGCGGATGTCCCAATAGATGATAGAATTTCTTGGAGTTGGAAAAGTATGATTGATTTGGGAGAGAAGTTCTGAAAAATGTGATCAGTAAGATGGTAATGTTGCAAACACATCAGTAAGATGGTAATGTTGCAAACACATCAAGTTCGTCAATTAAAGGTCCATGTATGAGACCCAATTATCAGATAGAACAACTACAAGGATGAATATATTCACCAGTTTAAGAAGCATTAAAGGGACATTAAACTGTAGTTTTCAGTTCAAGATATATGTAAGGTGTTGAGATAGGATTTCCAAAAAGTTATATGGGGCTAAACAGCTTCGGTACACCTAATGATACCAAGTCATGCATTTGTAATTTTGTACTATGGATGGCATTCAAAATTAGGATACAAACACAAGAAACGCTGGTGAGATGGTCTCCATATTTGAGGGGTCTGTGCCCTTTTTGTAAAACCATATAAGATGCACAAGttcatttgtttttgttgtGATTATCGGAATTTTGGGTTAAACTGAAAGATACAGCAAAACTTGGTAGAGGTTTTAGATACGTGGAATATGACGGATCAAATGTGCAACAATAAAATTTGAAGTACTATACAAATATTGATATTAGCTGCAAGTGTGTATTTTACTACATCATTTTACTACATCAtgtagagaaaaaaaaagagacatgAGATTATTACAAAACATATGGCAGCCATGCCCATGGAAGATTATGTAAGAAATTATGGATTTTTGAGATTGAAACTCGCTGATCTATCTATTAGGATTTTGTTGAAACTGCAAAAGCAAGTGTGATGTGGGTTGTTTGACGTGTGATGACGCATTAACCTATAGGTTGTGGGTTCAAGTCCCATAGTGGACAATTTGCATATATGTATGAAATTTGTGTCGATTTtgtaatttctaaaaaaaataataataaaaagtgtgTTGTGAGATATATGGGTGGAAACTAGTTTTAATAGTCCAACCGACGGCCTGAGGGTAGTCCAGTTACAAGAAGAAAAGGTCAGGTGATTTGTAAGGATGCTATTGAAAGTTGCTACAATAGAGTATAAGGATGTGGATCATAAATTGTGTGAAAATGATGACAGTGTATAGTTTCTACTAGTAAACTAGACAAAAGTTTGAATGTCTACAACTTTTGTTTGTAGCATTTTTAGTGAACTATGGCAATGTCCATAGATGGACTGACTACCTTTGTATCTGAAATTTGGTGGTATTAATTAAAAGAGGTACGAAGTTGTAAAAAATTTGTGGATAATGGAAAGCTTTAGATTGTACCTCGATGCTTTCGTGAATTTGAAGCTTTCGGTGTTCTGGAGCCAACAAATCATTGATTTCCTCGTTATAGATCTCCATGTAGGACATCCTTAAAAGAAACTCCCGTTCTGCTTTCTTTAGGGAAAAAAAAGGGAAATGTTTACATTTCAAATAACTGATGATGTAAGTTGCAAATAAGTAATAATACCTGTTGTATCATGTCAAAGAGATCATGCACTGCTAGAGGGATGACTCCAGGTTCAACATTAGACCCACGCATAGTATGCGTTTTGCCACTGTTGGTTTGCCCATAGGCAAAAACAGTGCCTAAAAAGTATAATAAATTCCATATATGAGGATTACCAAGAAATAATACTTTTAAGCTCTGTTTAATAAAGAGGTTGGGATTATGATGAAACTCAAAAGTTAGACTTCCAAACTATGTCTCATTAAAAGCCAGTAAAATAACACTTATAATAAGACAATATACttcaattataaatttataatcttGAAATACAATAAACGACAAACATGGTTGCATCTCATACACCCTACTATAAAGTGCATGATAAGAAATTGCGTTCAAGATGACTGGCCTTCCATCTGTAACCTCTTGCAATATTTGAAACAGTGTACATAGTATAGAGAGACaaatgtgaaatgatatatccTAAAGACCTTAAAACATGACAAGTGTAATCCACTCATTTTCTCTCttaattcatcctttgattctACCAAATGTTATGATCACATAATTAGAAGGATATTTAGGAGGATtgtttaggaggatttatccTTTTCCAAGACAAATTATTGTCACAGACAGCCCATGTAGAAAAGCTTAAAACTTCTTACTCAAACATTGTGAGTTTTTGCCATTTTAGTTTTACATAACATTTTTGTCATTGGGGAAACTGACTCTGAAAAACGTTATAATGGGCAAGTATTCTTTGAAAACTTCTGAAATACGTGGATTCTATCAATAACATTTTCCCGGTATGTTTGTTTATATTGAATATATTCCTCTTATTTATCATTCCTTTTAGTCTTTTACTAGAGAGCTCTTACAATCACATATCTGCATGCTGTACTACCTACGCTTTTGCAGATAGACATTTTGCCCTGAAGTGAAAATTTTAGATAGTCATACAGATTAGCCATTGATAGAAGCAAACAAGTGACGATAGTGACAGATAAGACAGTGGCTCTTCATACTCGTTAGCACAGTGGCCTAATAAAAACTTCATGGCAAGTTCTAAAAATATAATGCGACCTATTGGTGTTACTTCAAATCCACCAAAGTTAGTACATAGAAAGTATTTCATTTGACATCAAATATTAGATTGCAGTACTTATGCATATGCATCAAGTTCCATTTGACACGAAAAAAGAGAGCTGGTTACCAGAACTTATTTTACTAAAAGTGAAAGAAGAATATAATTATACCATTAAATCCACCAACAGCTGCCGAAACAATATCTTTCGTTCTGGACTCATAAACATCAACAGTTCTACAATCCTCGCCAAAAATTCGGTCTACAGTTCATCAATGAAGTATAACAATTAGAAAATATACCAAGTACTTGCTTCCTTAAAAAACCAATAAAGTGAATTATGATTCTTTGTGTCACTGCCATAACCTTCAAACTAGTAAAAACTAAGTTCACATTTATCTCAAATTTATAGCAAACATCACCCCTATTGACAAGCTAGTAATTATGCTCAACAAAATCagcaacttttatcaaataacttTAACGACCAATAGTTAAACTGCATTTCTTTGAAACCAAAAACATACATCAAAACATTCCTATAACTTTAATACATACAACACACGAGTAATCCATATACGGACTTATCGGGCTCAAAAAGCTAGATAAATACTCTAAACTCAACTCATGTGTACATTTCAAAATTGATAACTTTAGTTGATACCGATGTCAACGATATCCAACTCAACACAAATCCAGTTTATTAACAACAACCTACAAGTGCAGAACACCTAATTcctacttttaatttaatttttgaaagACAAGTATCTATACATATTTGTAATCGAACACGGAACATCTATAATCACAAATCTTTTACCCTTCTTCAGAAAAAGGTAATTAGTGCATAAAAGGGTGAAAAAAACTTTGTAGTTTTTTCTATTGTGTATCCAACAAACACTTTCATcccaacaaacaaataaaaatgtaaactttttaaCTGGGTTTTAACAGATTTACATAATTTCAACTAAAAATCACAAACCCTAATTTA
This genomic window contains:
- the LOC122600427 gene encoding kinesin-like protein KIN-7O isoform X2 — translated: MERINVAVRARPLSPEDAKTSPWRISGNSIIFSNPPTKFDFDRIFGEDCRTVDVYESRTKDIVSAAVGGFNGTVFAYGQTNSGKTHTMRGSNVEPGVIPLAVHDLFDMIQQKAEREFLLRMSYMEIYNEEINDLLAPEHRKLQIHESIERGIFVAGLREEIVTSPKQVLQFMDFGEAHRHIGETNMNLHSSRSHTIFRMIIESRDKVEDEYAESSCDAVRVSILNLVDLAGSERAAKTGAEGVRLKEGSHINKSLMTLGTVIKKLSEGAESQGGHVPYRDSKLTRILQPALGGNANTAIICNITLAQFHADETKSSLQFASRALRVTNCVHVNEILTDAALLKRQKKEIEELRAKLQGSHSDHLGEEIFNLRNTLLQSELERERIALELEEEKKAQAERDKMLLQQEKKIQNLSSMVLCSNRDEIHDHRQKEKRRDTWCPGKLTKKMTNERASVIPGQECAVKSTDRERGPLLPFEELVNDKTLNACKQERYHNNVASCDFGLPNPRSLMHVTSRKKASVKRRSLPMENAELTEMREEYEKLLSQFESQRTMSEIQIDYLKRRLAEANYKPDSDEKAVQFSTIKSSNETEENLIIMQLQEKLSMLEMERLSSLQKFESAAELEKQNSTKSYEELHMKFLAAQEEASFARQQLSFMNENGEVLMKLCADIQEITFDVQRLKTVVESMMDEHQQSCSALSDLIVDIKSIYSHDFIQIKTLLGGYEKIHSSMKAKVDEFEHEKLIMQNKSEDLQKRVDEACLNDENSARTLSELSESHEMEIAEFISRIKTLEVEVSSLASSTLARENGSMRKDLEKTKAKLKETEFKLRNTIQEKTKLEGEKASVEREIKRLHNQKAILERDRSKRESFADRRRDSVMDRSSNIYDPRKVKGLSATVDQEEYRKLEVLAFEMEATIGSLEEKNAIINDEKEQAVSRSESLELEVQELSDKLNFSDSELKSLVELVSSLRAKLEEVAQHNQSSDSLISRLEAEKEEMAMQLTNAIMDIEEERALWSTKEKDSIEAMERKLKVYSDEIALLTDSMSKLRNELGKCTEECQVVSKKLSYAEEQMEVEKACNTEKSLEVERLKNDIRLLDDQKRKCEDKLRDQLLDVAKNRDEVMAQAEELQNHKLLAAEAKIKELTSKLSSLEVMRHKDGARNNIETTKLRMRFDGVQTKLDSIRLRYQEEMQVKDYMHKQFEDATKKLKNQLVSLGHENLNLKKEVALLKG
- the LOC122600427 gene encoding kinesin-like protein KIN-7O isoform X1, with protein sequence MERINVAVRARPLSPEDAKTSPWRISGNSIIFSNPPTKFDFDRIFGEDCRTVDVYESRTKDIVSAAVGGFNGTVFAYGQTNSGKTHTMRGSNVEPGVIPLAVHDLFDMIQQKAEREFLLRMSYMEIYNEEINDLLAPEHRKLQIHESIERGIFVAGLREEIVTSPKQVLQFMDFGEAHRHIGETNMNLHSSRSHTIFRMIIESRDKVEDEYAESSCDAVRVSILNLVDLAGSERAAKTGAEGVRLKEGSHINKSLMTLGTVIKKLSEGAESQGGHVPYRDSKLTRILQPALGGNANTAIICNITLAQFHADETKSSLQFASRALRVTNCVHVNEILTDAALLKRQKKEIEELRAKLQGSHSDHLGEEIFNLRNTLLQSELERERIALELEEEKKAQAERDKMLLQQEKKIQNLSSMVLCSNRDEIHDHRQKKEKRRDTWCPGKLTKKMTNERASVIPGQECAVKSTDRERGPLLPFEELVNDKTLNACKQERYHNNVASCDFGLPNPRSLMHVTSRKKASVKRRSLPMENAELTEMREEYEKLLSQFESQRTMSEIQIDYLKRRLAEANYKPDSDEKAVQFSTIKSSNETEENLIIMQLQEKLSMLEMERLSSLQKFESAAELEKQNSTKSYEELHMKFLAAQEEASFARQQLSFMNENGEVLMKLCADIQEITFDVQRLKTVVESMMDEHQQSCSALSDLIVDIKSIYSHDFIQIKTLLGGYEKIHSSMKAKVDEFEHEKLIMQNKSEDLQKRVDEACLNDENSARTLSELSESHEMEIAEFISRIKTLEVEVSSLASSTLARENGSMRKDLEKTKAKLKETEFKLRNTIQEKTKLEGEKASVEREIKRLHNQKAILERDRSKRESFADRRRDSVMDRSSNIYDPRKVKGLSATVDQEEYRKLEVLAFEMEATIGSLEEKNAIINDEKEQAVSRSESLELEVQELSDKLNFSDSELKSLVELVSSLRAKLEEVAQHNQSSDSLISRLEAEKEEMAMQLTNAIMDIEEERALWSTKEKDSIEAMERKLKVYSDEIALLTDSMSKLRNELGKCTEECQVVSKKLSYAEEQMEVEKACNTEKSLEVERLKNDIRLLDDQKRKCEDKLRDQLLDVAKNRDEVMAQAEELQNHKLLAAEAKIKELTSKLSSLEVMRHKDGARNNIETTKLRMRFDGVQTKLDSIRLRYQEEMQVKDYMHKQFEDATKKLKNQLVSLGHENLNLKKEVALLKG